A genomic segment from Pelobates fuscus isolate aPelFus1 chromosome 7, aPelFus1.pri, whole genome shotgun sequence encodes:
- the LOC134569029 gene encoding carnitine O-palmitoyltransferase 2, mitochondrial-like isoform X2, whose translation MAHLLTKSCFGRGVTAAPPCSALLRAYSAGNADTEHLHKSIVPTMHFQKSLPRLPIPKLEDSIKRYLNAQTPLLDSEQFRKTEQLAKSFQNGIGKQLHEELVLQDKQNKHTSYISGPWFDMYLCARESIVLNSNPFMSFTPDPRPEYNNQLIRSTNMVVSAMRLLKTIRAGYLEPEIFHLNPAKSDTQRFKKLIRFVPSSLSWYGAYMVNAYPLDMSQYFRLFNSTRLPKLNRDELVTDENGKHLLVLRNGNFYVFDVFDKDGNIAKASEIQAHLQYILSDATPAAEFPVGYLTSEERNTWAVLRQKLLENGNEETLKKVDSAVFCLCLDDFSIKDHIHLSHNMLHGSGMNRWYDKSFSIIMTQDGTAAVNFEHSWGDGVAVLRFQNEVFRDSTQRPAISPQNVPAKVDSSQAVKKLVFHLDDSLKSAISTAKETFDATMSSLTIASMEFKRGGKEFLKTQKLSPDAVAQLSFQMAFFRQYGQTTATYESCSTAAFKHGRTETIRPASIYTKKCSEAFVRNLSKHSVGELRSMLQECSKYHGQLTKEAAMGQGFDRHLFAMRYLAASKGQSLPELYQDPAYARINHNVLSTSTLTSPAVQFGGFAPVVADGFGVGYGMQDDWMGCNVSAYPARDVRQFVQCVHQSLEDIFKVLEEKSVKS comes from the exons ATGGCTCACCTACTGACCAAGTCATGTTTTGGGAGAGGAGTAACCGCTGCCCCACCATGCTCTGCTCTGCTCAGAGCTTACAGTGCAGGAAACGCAGACACAGAACACCTGCACAAGAGCATTGTTCCTACAATGCACTTCCAGAAAAGCCTTCCAAG GTTACCCATTCCCAAACTTGAAGATTCTATAAAAAGATACTTGAACGCACAGACACCTCTTCTGGATTCTGAACAATTCAG GAAGACTGAGCAGCTGGCGAAGAGCTTCCAGAATGGGATCGGAAAGCAGCTTCACGAGGAACTGGTGTTGCAAGACAAACAAAACAAGCACACGAGTTACATTTCTG GTCCCTGGTTTGATATGTATTTATGTGCTCGCGAATCCATTGTGCTGAATTCTAATCCCTTCATGTCCTTTACCCCTGACCCAAGACCAGAATATAACAACCAGCTCATCAGATCCACTAACATGGTTGTGTCTGCTATGCGATTACTAAAGACTATTCGAGCAGGTTACCTTGAACCTGAGATTTTTCACCTTAATCCAGCTAAAAGTGACACACAGAGATTTAAGAAACTCATCAGATTTGTGCCATCATCACTGTCCTGGTATGGAGCATACATGGTGAATGCTTACCCATTAGATATGTCACAGTACTTTCGACTTTTTAATTCGACTCGTCTGCCGAAACTTAACCGTGATGAACTGGTGACAGATGAGAACGGAAAGCACCTGTTGGTGTTAAGGAATGGGAATTTCTATGTGTTCGATGTCTTTGACAAAGATGGGAACATAGCAAAGGCTTCAGAGATCCAGGCCCACTTGCAGTATATCCTATCGGATGCCACCCCTGCTGCAGAGTTTCCTGTGGGATATCTCACAAGTGAAGAAAGAAACACATGGGCTGTTTTAAGACAGAAGCTTCTTGAAAATGGAAATGAAGAGACCCTGAAAAAAGTGGATTCTGCTGTGTTTTGCTTGTGTCTCGATGACTTTTCCATAAAGGATCATATCCACTTGTCCCACAATATGCTCCATGGATCAGGTATGAACCGATGGTACGACAAGTCCTTCAGCATCATCATGACGCAAGATGGGACAGCAGCTGTGAACTTTGAGCACTCTTGGGGAGATGGAGTTGCTGTCCTACGGTTCCAGAATGAGGTGTTCAGGGATAGCACCCAGAGACCTGCAATATCACCTCAAAACGTCCCAGCTAAAGTGGACTCCAGCCAAGCTGTAAAGAAACTTGTCTTCCACCTTGATGACTCTTTGAAATCTGCAATCTCAACCGCCAAAGAAACGTTTGATGCAACTATGAGCTCGCTCACCATTGCGTCTATGGAATTCAAAAGAGGTGGAAAAGAGTTCTTGAAGACCCAGAAGCTCAGCCCAGATGCTGTAGCCCAGCTCTCCTTTCAGATGGCATTCTTCAGGCAATATGGGCAGACCACAGCCACATACGAATCCTGCAGTACAGCCGCTTTCAAACATGGCCGCACCGAGACCATCCGTCCAGCATCCATCTATACCAAGAAATGCTCTGAGGCTTTTGTAAGGAATCTTTCAAAACACAGCGTGGGCGAGCTCCGTAGCATGTTACAGGAATGTTCAAAATACCACGGGCAACTCACCAAAGAGGCTGCAATGG GCCAGGGATTTGACCGTCACCTTTTTGCCATGCGATACCTGGCAGCAAGCAAAGGGCAGAGTCTCCCAGAATTGTATCAAGATCCTGCTTATGCTCGGATTAACCACAATGTCCTCTCCACCAGTACTCTCACCAGCCCAGCTGTCCAGTTTGGGGGGTTTGCACCAGTGGTAGCAGATGGATTTGGGGTGGGGTACGGCATGCAGGATGACTGGATGGGTTGTAATGTCTCGGCTTACCCAGCTCGTGACGTTAGgcagtttgtgcagtgtgtgcaccAGTCGCTAGAGGACATATTCAAAGTTCTGGAAGAGAAATCTGTGAAAAGCTAA
- the LOC134569029 gene encoding carnitine O-palmitoyltransferase 2, mitochondrial-like isoform X1: MEQCKNVAWSDKSCFLLDQVDGLVRCLPEEARCTRGMPECWLFYQYPEGSMAHLLTKSCFGRGVTAAPPCSALLRAYSAGNADTEHLHKSIVPTMHFQKSLPRLPIPKLEDSIKRYLNAQTPLLDSEQFRKTEQLAKSFQNGIGKQLHEELVLQDKQNKHTSYISGPWFDMYLCARESIVLNSNPFMSFTPDPRPEYNNQLIRSTNMVVSAMRLLKTIRAGYLEPEIFHLNPAKSDTQRFKKLIRFVPSSLSWYGAYMVNAYPLDMSQYFRLFNSTRLPKLNRDELVTDENGKHLLVLRNGNFYVFDVFDKDGNIAKASEIQAHLQYILSDATPAAEFPVGYLTSEERNTWAVLRQKLLENGNEETLKKVDSAVFCLCLDDFSIKDHIHLSHNMLHGSGMNRWYDKSFSIIMTQDGTAAVNFEHSWGDGVAVLRFQNEVFRDSTQRPAISPQNVPAKVDSSQAVKKLVFHLDDSLKSAISTAKETFDATMSSLTIASMEFKRGGKEFLKTQKLSPDAVAQLSFQMAFFRQYGQTTATYESCSTAAFKHGRTETIRPASIYTKKCSEAFVRNLSKHSVGELRSMLQECSKYHGQLTKEAAMGQGFDRHLFAMRYLAASKGQSLPELYQDPAYARINHNVLSTSTLTSPAVQFGGFAPVVADGFGVGYGMQDDWMGCNVSAYPARDVRQFVQCVHQSLEDIFKVLEEKSVKS, encoded by the exons ATGGAGCAGTGTAAGaatgttgcctggtctgataaatcatgttttcttttagatcaggtggatggcttggTGCGTTGTTTACCTGAGGAAGCAAGATGCACTAGAGGAATGCCAGAATGCTG GTTATTTTACCAATATCCAGAAGGGTCCATGGCTCACCTACTGACCAAGTCATGTTTTGGGAGAGGAGTAACCGCTGCCCCACCATGCTCTGCTCTGCTCAGAGCTTACAGTGCAGGAAACGCAGACACAGAACACCTGCACAAGAGCATTGTTCCTACAATGCACTTCCAGAAAAGCCTTCCAAG GTTACCCATTCCCAAACTTGAAGATTCTATAAAAAGATACTTGAACGCACAGACACCTCTTCTGGATTCTGAACAATTCAG GAAGACTGAGCAGCTGGCGAAGAGCTTCCAGAATGGGATCGGAAAGCAGCTTCACGAGGAACTGGTGTTGCAAGACAAACAAAACAAGCACACGAGTTACATTTCTG GTCCCTGGTTTGATATGTATTTATGTGCTCGCGAATCCATTGTGCTGAATTCTAATCCCTTCATGTCCTTTACCCCTGACCCAAGACCAGAATATAACAACCAGCTCATCAGATCCACTAACATGGTTGTGTCTGCTATGCGATTACTAAAGACTATTCGAGCAGGTTACCTTGAACCTGAGATTTTTCACCTTAATCCAGCTAAAAGTGACACACAGAGATTTAAGAAACTCATCAGATTTGTGCCATCATCACTGTCCTGGTATGGAGCATACATGGTGAATGCTTACCCATTAGATATGTCACAGTACTTTCGACTTTTTAATTCGACTCGTCTGCCGAAACTTAACCGTGATGAACTGGTGACAGATGAGAACGGAAAGCACCTGTTGGTGTTAAGGAATGGGAATTTCTATGTGTTCGATGTCTTTGACAAAGATGGGAACATAGCAAAGGCTTCAGAGATCCAGGCCCACTTGCAGTATATCCTATCGGATGCCACCCCTGCTGCAGAGTTTCCTGTGGGATATCTCACAAGTGAAGAAAGAAACACATGGGCTGTTTTAAGACAGAAGCTTCTTGAAAATGGAAATGAAGAGACCCTGAAAAAAGTGGATTCTGCTGTGTTTTGCTTGTGTCTCGATGACTTTTCCATAAAGGATCATATCCACTTGTCCCACAATATGCTCCATGGATCAGGTATGAACCGATGGTACGACAAGTCCTTCAGCATCATCATGACGCAAGATGGGACAGCAGCTGTGAACTTTGAGCACTCTTGGGGAGATGGAGTTGCTGTCCTACGGTTCCAGAATGAGGTGTTCAGGGATAGCACCCAGAGACCTGCAATATCACCTCAAAACGTCCCAGCTAAAGTGGACTCCAGCCAAGCTGTAAAGAAACTTGTCTTCCACCTTGATGACTCTTTGAAATCTGCAATCTCAACCGCCAAAGAAACGTTTGATGCAACTATGAGCTCGCTCACCATTGCGTCTATGGAATTCAAAAGAGGTGGAAAAGAGTTCTTGAAGACCCAGAAGCTCAGCCCAGATGCTGTAGCCCAGCTCTCCTTTCAGATGGCATTCTTCAGGCAATATGGGCAGACCACAGCCACATACGAATCCTGCAGTACAGCCGCTTTCAAACATGGCCGCACCGAGACCATCCGTCCAGCATCCATCTATACCAAGAAATGCTCTGAGGCTTTTGTAAGGAATCTTTCAAAACACAGCGTGGGCGAGCTCCGTAGCATGTTACAGGAATGTTCAAAATACCACGGGCAACTCACCAAAGAGGCTGCAATGG GCCAGGGATTTGACCGTCACCTTTTTGCCATGCGATACCTGGCAGCAAGCAAAGGGCAGAGTCTCCCAGAATTGTATCAAGATCCTGCTTATGCTCGGATTAACCACAATGTCCTCTCCACCAGTACTCTCACCAGCCCAGCTGTCCAGTTTGGGGGGTTTGCACCAGTGGTAGCAGATGGATTTGGGGTGGGGTACGGCATGCAGGATGACTGGATGGGTTGTAATGTCTCGGCTTACCCAGCTCGTGACGTTAGgcagtttgtgcagtgtgtgcaccAGTCGCTAGAGGACATATTCAAAGTTCTGGAAGAGAAATCTGTGAAAAGCTAA